A genomic window from Ignavibacteria bacterium includes:
- the accC gene encoding acetyl-CoA carboxylase biotin carboxylase subunit, translated as MLKKILIANRGEIALRIIRTCRDMGIKTVAVYSEADKESLHVRFADEAVCIGPPPSRESYLSIPRIIAAAEITNADAIHPGYGFLAENAEFSEICRESEIKFIGPSADMIKSMGDKAYAKDTMRKAGVPVVPGSDGVITNIEDAKKVAAEFGYPVLIKASAGGGGKGMRIVNQESEMETAFNMATNEALNAFGNGEVYVEKFVENPRHIEIQVLGDQFGNVVHLGERDCSVQRRHQKLIEETPSPFITEEIREAMGAAAVKGAKSVNYEGAGTVEFIVDKNKNFYFMEMNTRIQVEHPVTEQVTGVDLIREQIAVASGLKLKVNNVKRTGHSIECRINAENPDKNFAPSPGRITSFHMPGGLGIRVDTHAYANYYIPPFYDSMIAKLIVTADDREEAIKRMYRALDEFIVEGVFTTIPFHKKVMKHEKFIDGDFDTSFIEKYGLA; from the coding sequence TTGCTAAAGAAAATATTAATTGCAAACAGGGGCGAAATTGCCCTAAGAATAATACGGACATGCAGGGATATGGGCATCAAAACAGTTGCCGTATATTCCGAAGCAGATAAAGAATCTCTGCACGTCAGGTTTGCTGACGAGGCGGTATGTATCGGTCCGCCGCCATCGAGAGAGAGTTATTTAAGTATCCCTAGAATCATTGCAGCAGCAGAAATAACAAATGCTGATGCTATTCACCCCGGGTACGGATTCCTGGCTGAAAACGCTGAGTTTTCGGAAATTTGCAGGGAATCGGAAATTAAATTCATCGGACCATCAGCGGATATGATAAAATCCATGGGCGATAAAGCCTATGCGAAAGATACCATGAGAAAAGCAGGCGTTCCTGTGGTTCCCGGAAGTGACGGTGTTATTACAAATATTGAAGATGCAAAAAAAGTAGCTGCTGAATTCGGCTACCCGGTTCTTATAAAAGCTTCTGCAGGCGGCGGAGGTAAAGGTATGAGAATTGTGAACCAGGAAAGCGAAATGGAAACCGCCTTCAATATGGCAACCAATGAAGCGCTTAATGCGTTTGGCAACGGTGAAGTATATGTAGAAAAATTTGTAGAAAACCCGAGACATATTGAGATACAGGTACTTGGCGACCAGTTTGGAAACGTTGTGCATTTAGGCGAACGTGACTGTTCAGTTCAGCGCAGGCACCAGAAGCTTATTGAAGAAACCCCATCACCGTTTATTACTGAAGAGATCCGCGAAGCAATGGGCGCTGCTGCAGTTAAAGGCGCTAAATCAGTTAATTATGAAGGCGCAGGTACTGTTGAATTCATAGTTGATAAGAATAAGAATTTCTATTTCATGGAAATGAATACACGTATACAGGTTGAGCACCCGGTGACCGAACAGGTAACAGGAGTTGATCTGATACGCGAGCAGATAGCAGTTGCATCAGGGCTTAAGCTTAAAGTTAATAACGTAAAGCGTACGGGACACTCAATTGAGTGCAGGATCAACGCAGAAAATCCGGATAAGAACTTCGCTCCCTCACCAGGAAGGATCACATCATTCCATATGCCGGGCGGCTTAGGCATTCGCGTTGATACTCATGCATATGCCAACTATTATATTCCGCCATTTTATGACAGCATGATAGCCAAGTTAATTGTTACTGCAGATGACCGTGAAGAAGCGATAAAAAGGATGTACAGGGCACTTGATGAATTTATAGTTGAAGGTGTATTTACCACAATACCTTTCCATAAAAAGGTTATGAAGCATGAAAAGTTCATTGATGGTGATTTTGATACAAGCTTTATTGAGAAGTATGGCTTAGCGTAG
- a CDS encoding transposase yields MVLRGRKQFDKLGTTHFITTTVKDFISIFPANISFFDILIENLRFYLNKYSSTLFGYVLMPNHIHFLLFVPEKKSISDFMRDFKKYTSVQIRDILRQNNNYNLLSQFENKRGEFSLWKDRFDSVVVYSEKVMETKLNYIHYNPVKAGLVHTMIDWKYSSARNYYQDDHSVIFVSTDWRV; encoded by the coding sequence ATGGTTTTAAGAGGCAGAAAACAATTTGATAAACTAGGTACAACCCATTTCATCACAACTACTGTTAAAGATTTCATTAGTATTTTCCCCGCAAATATTTCTTTCTTTGATATTTTAATTGAAAATCTCAGGTTTTATTTAAATAAATATTCTTCCACTTTGTTTGGTTATGTATTAATGCCAAACCATATACATTTTTTATTATTTGTTCCGGAGAAGAAAAGTATTTCTGATTTTATGAGGGATTTTAAGAAATATACATCAGTTCAGATAAGAGATATTTTACGGCAAAATAATAATTATAACCTCCTTTCACAATTTGAGAATAAGCGGGGTGAGTTTTCTTTATGGAAAGATAGATTTGACTCTGTAGTAGTGTATTCAGAAAAAGTAATGGAAACTAAACTGAATTATATTCATTATAACCCTGTAAAGGCAGGTTTGGTCCATACGATGATTGATTGGAAATACTCAAGTGCAAGAAATTATTATCAGGATGATCATTCTGTAATTTTCGTATCAACGGATTGGAGAGTCTAA
- the rsfS gene encoding ribosome silencing factor encodes MDSKTLSFKLAELALTKKADDIKILDLRKITTIADFFVICTAHSEPQVKAVADAILEGAKKDGETVWHKEGTNMKSWVLLDFVDVVVHVFLKDTRSFYSLEKLWGDAEITEVTDEAPQGKLMAKAVKPKAVKKPAVKKSAAKKSAAKKPAAKRKPASGK; translated from the coding sequence TTGGATTCTAAAACACTGTCTTTTAAGCTCGCAGAACTTGCCTTAACAAAAAAGGCTGATGATATCAAGATCCTTGATCTGAGGAAAATTACAACAATTGCAGATTTTTTTGTGATCTGCACAGCACATTCTGAACCGCAGGTAAAAGCTGTTGCAGATGCCATACTGGAAGGTGCCAAAAAAGACGGTGAAACCGTCTGGCATAAAGAAGGCACCAATATGAAATCATGGGTACTCCTTGATTTTGTTGATGTTGTTGTCCATGTTTTTCTGAAAGATACCCGCAGTTTTTATTCTCTTGAAAAGCTTTGGGGTGATGCTGAAATTACTGAAGTAACCGATGAGGCGCCGCAGGGTAAATTGATGGCTAAGGCCGTAAAACCAAAAGCTGTTAAAAAGCCTGCTGTAAAAAAATCCGCTGCAAAGAAATCTGCAGCTAAAAAACCTGCCGCAAAACGTAAACCTGCTTCCGGAAAATAG
- a CDS encoding LytR C-terminal domain-containing protein, whose protein sequence is MPSANSGEFVSKFKNYSINILIVLLAVVTIYLFYNLFKRLTTPQTDVKTQVVDSTTYLTKQPSGGTLQIDVQNGCGVSGIADKFTEFLRSKGFDVVEMGNFSTQDIKTTMVIDRAGNMKNAKRVAQSLGVSDKFVIQQMNKNYFLDATVVIGKDYEELIPFKTSTETPTKP, encoded by the coding sequence ATGCCATCAGCAAATTCAGGTGAATTTGTAAGTAAGTTCAAGAATTATTCCATTAACATATTAATTGTTCTGCTGGCAGTTGTAACAATTTACCTGTTTTATAATCTATTTAAACGCCTTACAACCCCGCAAACAGATGTTAAGACGCAGGTTGTTGATTCCACAACATATTTAACCAAACAGCCATCCGGCGGCACATTGCAGATCGATGTGCAGAACGGATGCGGTGTATCGGGAATTGCTGATAAATTCACTGAATTCCTGCGCTCTAAAGGATTTGATGTAGTTGAAATGGGCAACTTTTCAACTCAGGATATTAAAACCACTATGGTGATAGACAGGGCGGGCAATATGAAAAACGCAAAACGCGTGGCTCAGTCACTTGGAGTTTCAGATAAATTCGTGATTCAGCAGATGAATAAAAACTATTTCCTGGATGCGACCGTGGTTATTGGCAAGGATTATGAAGAATTAATTCCGTTTAAAACTTCAACTGAAACACCAACCAAACCCTAA
- the bshA gene encoding N-acetyl-alpha-D-glucosaminyl L-malate synthase BshA produces MKIGILCYPTYGGSGVVATELGIELAARGHQVHFISYSMPLRLNMGFSDNIFFHKVEIASYPLFDFPLYSIALASKIVEVAKFNGLDLVHAHYAIPHATSAYLAREIIKEEVLSKKKNNRNIKIITTLHGTDITLTGLEISFLPTMKFSVQKSDGVTAVSEFLKTKTQSQYEITKDIKVIPNFINQDIYKKIENNETHCLKEKLSKNGEKILVHTSNFRPLKRVDDAIRAFKIINEKMPSKLLLIGDGPERSKCEYLVKDLGLVDNVKFYGEQESFTEILSVSDLFLMPSQSESFGLSALEAMACGVPVISSNAGGLPELNLHGETGYIAEIGDVDKMADYAIRLLEDPNKYKIFSENALERATTLFSAEKIIPEYEKYYEEILAE; encoded by the coding sequence ATGAAAATAGGTATTCTTTGTTATCCCACATATGGAGGTTCAGGTGTTGTTGCTACAGAATTAGGAATAGAGCTTGCAGCAAGAGGTCACCAGGTTCACTTTATATCATACAGCATGCCGTTGAGGCTCAATATGGGGTTTTCAGATAACATATTCTTTCATAAAGTGGAAATTGCTTCGTACCCGCTGTTTGATTTCCCCTTATACAGCATAGCGCTTGCAAGCAAAATTGTTGAAGTAGCAAAGTTCAACGGACTTGACCTTGTTCATGCCCATTATGCAATTCCGCATGCAACCAGCGCATACCTTGCCCGCGAAATAATTAAAGAAGAGGTTCTTTCAAAAAAGAAAAATAACCGCAACATAAAAATAATCACGACACTTCACGGAACTGATATAACATTGACAGGCCTGGAGATAAGTTTTTTACCGACAATGAAATTTTCAGTGCAGAAGTCTGACGGGGTAACCGCAGTATCGGAATTTCTAAAGACCAAAACACAATCGCAGTACGAAATAACCAAAGATATTAAAGTAATACCCAATTTCATTAATCAGGATATTTATAAAAAGATCGAAAATAATGAAACACATTGTCTGAAAGAGAAGCTTTCAAAAAACGGTGAAAAGATACTTGTACATACTTCTAATTTCAGGCCATTAAAAAGGGTGGATGATGCAATAAGAGCATTTAAAATTATTAATGAAAAAATGCCGTCAAAATTACTTCTTATTGGTGATGGTCCGGAGCGAAGCAAGTGTGAATACCTGGTTAAAGATCTTGGACTGGTAGATAATGTAAAGTTTTACGGTGAGCAGGAATCATTCACGGAAATTCTTTCAGTATCTGATCTTTTCCTGATGCCTTCACAGTCAGAAAGTTTCGGGCTTTCTGCACTGGAAGCTATGGCATGCGGTGTTCCTGTTATATCATCAAATGCAGGCGGGTTACCGGAGTTAAATCTGCACGGAGAAACCGGCTATATTGCTGAAATTGGCGATGTTGATAAAATGGCTGATTACGCGATCAGGCTCCTGGAAGATCCCAATAAGTATAAGATATTTTCTGAAAATGCCCTTGAAAGGGCTACTACTCTATTTTCAGCGGAAAAAATTATACCCGAATACGAAAAATATTATGAGGAAATTCTTGCTGAATAA
- a CDS encoding TIGR02757 family protein: MKNSELKEKLDAHFLSYKMKFSSKDPVWILHRFSDEKDIELIGLITAAYAYGSVDQINRFINELLRKTGNKPYEFTINFSKRKDKKHLKDLYYRFNSHFDLLDMFCAIHKVLLDHGSLKNLFLKHYDDLHCNIIPALTGFTSELNKGITKAEKSSYHFLFSNPVNKSTCKRMNLFLRWMVRKDEIDTGIWNTIPTSKLLIPVDTHIARISKKLELVVRKSIDLKYAIELTDRLKNFDAVDPVKYDFALCHIGIDKKKF; this comes from the coding sequence TTGAAAAATTCAGAATTAAAAGAAAAATTAGACGCTCATTTTTTGAGCTATAAGATGAAATTTTCATCTAAAGACCCTGTCTGGATATTACACAGGTTTTCTGATGAAAAAGATATTGAACTTATTGGTTTGATAACCGCTGCTTACGCATATGGTTCAGTTGACCAGATAAACAGGTTTATTAATGAGCTTTTGAGGAAAACCGGTAACAAACCATACGAATTTACCATAAATTTTTCCAAACGTAAAGATAAAAAGCATTTAAAAGATCTGTATTACAGGTTTAATTCTCATTTTGACCTGCTTGATATGTTCTGCGCAATTCATAAAGTGCTGCTAGATCATGGTTCTCTTAAAAATTTATTTTTAAAACACTACGACGACTTACACTGTAATATCATTCCTGCGCTTACAGGTTTTACAAGTGAACTGAATAAAGGTATAACAAAAGCTGAAAAAAGCAGTTACCATTTTTTGTTTTCAAATCCGGTAAATAAAAGCACCTGTAAAAGAATGAATCTTTTTTTACGCTGGATGGTCAGAAAAGATGAGATAGATACCGGTATATGGAACACTATTCCAACATCTAAATTATTAATACCCGTTGATACTCACATTGCGCGAATTTCCAAAAAACTGGAATTGGTTGTTAGAAAAAGTATCGACCTTAAATATGCTATTGAACTTACAGACAGATTGAAAAATTTTGACGCAGTTGATCCTGTAAAATATGACTTTGCTCTCTGTCATATTGGTATTGATAAGAAAAAATTCTGA
- a CDS encoding 3-hydroxybutyryl-CoA dehydrogenase produces the protein MTKVYLQGSESINSELKTLLSGKAEFTDEPEKAGIIFNSTNFPEYEKSEELQYIETATPDKVPIFTSSLCVSVSDQCRLQEKPQRLIGIGLYDTFSKAKRIEIAPSKITDASILKNAENFLNEAGINYSIVPDRVGLIFPRIVSMIINEAAQVYSEKVASKEDIDTAMKLGTNYPFGPLEWADRLGVDLVYNTLAALQRDFGEDRYRPHPLLKEMTNLNLKFY, from the coding sequence ATGACAAAAGTTTATCTACAGGGTTCCGAATCAATCAACAGCGAGCTTAAAACATTGCTAAGCGGAAAAGCTGAATTCACAGATGAACCCGAAAAAGCAGGAATAATTTTTAATTCAACAAATTTCCCTGAATACGAAAAAAGTGAAGAACTTCAATATATAGAAACAGCTACACCGGATAAAGTTCCTATTTTTACTTCATCACTTTGTGTATCAGTATCTGACCAGTGCCGCCTTCAGGAAAAGCCGCAGCGGCTTATAGGAATAGGCTTATATGATACTTTTTCCAAAGCAAAACGTATTGAAATTGCACCGTCTAAAATAACAGATGCTTCAATACTTAAAAATGCAGAAAATTTTTTAAACGAAGCAGGAATTAATTATTCAATTGTACCCGATAGAGTTGGGCTGATATTCCCCAGAATTGTATCTATGATAATTAATGAAGCAGCGCAGGTTTACAGCGAAAAGGTCGCCTCAAAGGAAGATATAGATACAGCAATGAAGCTTGGCACGAATTACCCCTTTGGTCCGTTAGAATGGGCTGACAGACTTGGGGTTGACCTGGTTTACAACACTCTTGCTGCTTTGCAGCGTGATTTTGGGGAAGACCGTTACCGTCCGCATCCGTTATTGAAAGAAATGACGAATTTGAATTTAAAGTTTTATTAA
- the miaA gene encoding tRNA (adenosine(37)-N6)-dimethylallyltransferase MiaA, with amino-acid sequence MTDRKVIVITGPTASGKTSLALKTAEKITGKTGKTVEIISADSRQVYKHIPVTTAQPSKEELSMFKHHFINTLELDQEFNAGDFGAEARELIDKLFSEGKIPLVVGGSGLYVNSLVYGFFEIGSDDKQLDEKLKQMRDEIYKIKDEKGFEYLLEELKTHDPDTYEKMKEIKERRVIRALEVYYVTGIPISVHHKKKIKVNFKADMYGIYLERSRLYKEINKRADLMLSSGMIEEIEVLKKQGYHYKTHNSLNTVGAREIFDFLDGITTRERMTELIKQNTRRFAKRQLTWFRRDENIKWIERDSNINIRL; translated from the coding sequence ATGACTGACCGTAAAGTAATTGTAATAACCGGACCCACAGCTTCAGGCAAAACATCCCTTGCTTTAAAAACAGCTGAAAAAATTACTGGTAAAACAGGAAAAACTGTAGAAATAATTTCTGCTGATTCACGGCAGGTTTATAAACATATTCCCGTAACAACTGCACAGCCTTCAAAAGAAGAATTGAGCATGTTTAAACATCATTTCATTAATACCCTTGAGCTTGACCAGGAATTCAACGCCGGTGATTTTGGTGCTGAAGCCCGGGAACTTATCGATAAGCTTTTCAGCGAAGGGAAGATACCCCTGGTAGTTGGAGGAAGCGGGCTGTATGTAAATTCTCTTGTATATGGTTTCTTTGAAATAGGAAGTGATGATAAACAGCTTGATGAAAAACTTAAACAAATGAGGGATGAGATATACAAGATAAAAGACGAAAAAGGGTTTGAATACCTTTTGGAGGAGCTTAAAACTCACGACCCGGATACATATGAAAAAATGAAGGAAATAAAAGAACGGCGGGTTATACGCGCACTTGAAGTCTATTATGTAACCGGAATACCTATTTCAGTTCATCATAAAAAAAAGATCAAAGTAAATTTTAAGGCTGATATGTATGGAATATACCTGGAGCGCAGCAGGTTATATAAAGAAATAAATAAAAGAGCTGATCTGATGTTAAGCAGTGGCATGATTGAAGAAATAGAAGTATTAAAAAAACAGGGTTACCATTATAAAACGCATAATTCATTGAATACTGTAGGTGCAAGGGAAATATTTGATTTTCTGGATGGAATAACAACCCGGGAAAGAATGACAGAACTTATCAAACAAAATACCCGCCGTTTTGCAAAACGGCAATTGACATGGTTCCGCCGGGATGAAAATATTAAGTGGATTGAAAGAGATTCTAATATAAATATCCGGCTTTAA
- a CDS encoding protein-L-isoaspartate(D-aspartate) O-methyltransferase, whose translation MLEEEKRKLVEGLWSKGIKDEKVLKAIYDIPREKFISDALRKFAYDDNALPIECAQTISQPFTVAFMTQTLEVKPGDKILEIGTGSGYQAAVLSKLGAEVFSVERIEKLYENAGILLDELGFKVHLKLDDGTLGWEELAPFDKIIVTAGAPDVPQHLLGQLNTGGKLVIPVGDHEMQRLLVINKTENGIEKKYYDKFKFVPLIGEEGWKS comes from the coding sequence CTGCTTGAAGAGGAAAAAAGAAAGCTTGTAGAAGGGCTCTGGAGCAAAGGGATCAAAGATGAAAAGGTACTGAAAGCCATATATGATATACCCCGCGAAAAATTCATATCAGATGCGCTCAGAAAATTTGCTTATGATGATAATGCACTGCCTATTGAATGCGCGCAGACAATTTCCCAGCCCTTTACAGTAGCTTTTATGACTCAAACATTAGAAGTTAAGCCGGGAGATAAGATCCTGGAAATAGGAACAGGGTCAGGTTACCAGGCTGCTGTATTGAGTAAATTAGGGGCAGAAGTTTTTTCAGTTGAAAGAATTGAAAAACTATATGAAAATGCAGGAATTTTGCTTGATGAACTTGGCTTTAAAGTGCATTTGAAGCTGGATGACGGCACACTTGGCTGGGAAGAGCTTGCGCCATTTGATAAAATTATCGTTACTGCCGGTGCTCCTGATGTTCCGCAGCATCTTTTAGGACAGCTCAACACCGGAGGCAAGCTGGTAATACCGGTAGGTGACCATGAAATGCAGAGGCTGCTTGTTATAAATAAAACAGAAAACGGCATAGAAAAGAAATATTACGATAAGTTTAAATTCGTTCCGTTAATAGGTGAAGAAGGATGGAAATCATAA
- the cdaA gene encoding diadenylate cyclase CdaA, translated as MELFKIGFITVNLIDIIDIIIVTYIFYKLYLVMRGTIASQIFLGLTLIILASLIAQTFNMKSLGWIFSRLTDIWVIAFIILFQPEIRRLLLVIGRTRIARYFLKINAGETINEIVEGLRELKERKQGALIVISMGDRLTSFVETGEQLQAKVSKELLISIFNTKSPLHDGAVIINNNTIEAARCILPLSSTEKIGNRKLGTRHRAGLGASEDVNAMVIILSEETGGLSIAEDGKLKFVSGLDELRREMKKELESTDVKEEVKEIFEEMDEE; from the coding sequence ATGGAACTGTTCAAAATAGGCTTTATTACCGTAAATTTAATAGATATAATTGATATAATTATAGTCACTTATATTTTTTACAAGCTATACCTTGTAATGCGCGGTACTATAGCCTCACAGATCTTTCTGGGTTTAACTCTTATAATATTGGCTTCATTGATTGCTCAGACATTTAATATGAAGTCACTTGGCTGGATCTTCAGCCGTTTAACGGATATCTGGGTCATAGCCTTTATAATACTTTTTCAGCCTGAAATACGCCGGTTGCTGCTGGTTATTGGCAGAACAAGGATTGCGCGGTATTTCCTCAAAATTAACGCAGGCGAAACAATCAATGAAATTGTTGAAGGATTGCGTGAGTTAAAAGAGAGAAAACAAGGGGCTTTGATTGTTATATCTATGGGTGACAGGCTGACAAGCTTTGTAGAAACTGGCGAACAGCTCCAGGCAAAAGTAAGCAAAGAGCTGCTGATATCTATATTTAATACCAAGTCACCGCTGCATGATGGAGCAGTCATAATCAATAATAACACTATTGAAGCAGCAAGGTGTATTCTGCCGCTTTCATCCACCGAAAAAATCGGCAACCGAAAGCTTGGTACAAGGCACAGAGCCGGGCTTGGCGCTTCAGAAGATGTTAATGCGATGGTAATTATACTTTCTGAAGAAACAGGCGGACTTTCAATTGCTGAAGATGGCAAACTGAAATTTGTATCAGGTTTGGATGAACTGCGCCGTGAAATGAAAAAAGAGCTTGAATCAACTGATGTTAAAGAGGAAGTAAAAGAGATATTTGAAGAAATGGATGAGGAGTAA
- a CDS encoding DNA-3-methyladenine glycosylase I, whose product MTKELNRCPWCGTDPLYMKYHDEEWGVPVHDDDKLFEFIVLEGFQAGLSWRTILYKRENFRKAFDNFNAEKIARYNGKKVLKLLNDAGIIRNKLKIAATISNAKAFLNIQDKTGSFNDYLWQFTGGKVKKNAWKTLKEIPARTPESDAMSKQLIKDGFKFVGSTICYAHMQATGMVNDHLVDCHRYKKVK is encoded by the coding sequence ATGACCAAAGAATTAAACAGGTGTCCGTGGTGCGGAACTGACCCGCTTTACATGAAATATCATGATGAAGAATGGGGCGTACCGGTACATGATGACGACAAGCTTTTTGAATTTATTGTACTTGAAGGATTCCAGGCAGGACTTAGCTGGAGAACAATATTATATAAACGCGAAAATTTCAGGAAAGCGTTTGATAACTTTAACGCTGAAAAGATAGCCCGTTATAACGGTAAAAAAGTGCTGAAATTATTAAATGATGCGGGTATTATTCGAAACAAACTGAAAATTGCTGCTACTATCAGCAATGCCAAAGCATTCCTGAATATTCAGGATAAGACAGGATCATTTAATGATTACCTCTGGCAGTTCACTGGCGGTAAAGTGAAAAAAAATGCATGGAAAACTTTAAAGGAAATTCCGGCAAGAACACCTGAATCAGATGCCATGAGCAAACAACTCATCAAGGACGGTTTTAAGTTTGTAGGGTCAACTATCTGTTACGCTCACATGCAGGCAACAGGTATGGTAAATGACCATCTTGTTGACTGCCACAGGTATAAAAAAGTAAAATAA
- a CDS encoding T9SS type A sorting domain-containing protein, whose translation MKPLFKIIKLIRIPIIKLILFLTIVTCYCYPQYRPAGNDLWCMEFIDDVNGITIGGSGTIRQTTDGGLSWITKTSGTINTLKKTAIINDENIVVAGLRGTIIKTTDQGETWNLKPSGLNSDLYGISFGGRLSEVGIVVGDNGTILRSTDQGETWNALTADIGIIKQVNFRSTAMGSETNGVIVGENGTILLTRNGGLSWYVSPSIVPNVNFVFAIMVDAITAFATGENGTIIKSTNMGESWETIYTGVNNTLYRIRFADDQNAISVGTDGVILKTTDGGITWVNENSGVANNLNCLFVVDDLISYTGGTDGIILKTTDGGTTWFQQGDYVKAENILEVKKEMFYVYPNPSNPNSVINYSLSETSLISIKIYDILGKELKQIVNEYQNKGNYSVLFDGAELSSGMYFCKILIQNYNGITAKTMKIILVK comes from the coding sequence ATGAAACCTTTATTTAAAATAATCAAACTGATCAGAATTCCAATAATTAAACTAATACTTTTTCTTACTATAGTAACATGTTATTGTTATCCTCAATACAGACCTGCAGGCAATGACCTGTGGTGCATGGAATTTATTGATGATGTAAACGGTATTACAATAGGCGGTTCAGGAACTATCAGGCAAACTACTGATGGAGGATTGAGCTGGATAACTAAGACAAGCGGAACTATAAATACACTCAAAAAAACTGCTATTATAAACGATGAAAATATAGTTGTTGCCGGATTAAGAGGTACAATTATAAAAACTACAGATCAGGGCGAAACATGGAATTTAAAACCCTCCGGGTTGAATTCTGATCTTTACGGAATTTCGTTTGGAGGCAGGCTTTCTGAAGTTGGTATTGTGGTTGGCGATAACGGTACAATTTTAAGATCTACTGATCAGGGCGAAACCTGGAATGCCCTTACAGCAGATATTGGAATAATTAAGCAGGTAAATTTTCGTTCTACTGCAATGGGCAGTGAAACTAATGGTGTTATTGTGGGTGAAAATGGTACTATACTTTTAACAAGAAACGGAGGATTATCCTGGTATGTTTCACCTTCAATTGTTCCTAATGTAAATTTTGTTTTTGCAATTATGGTTGATGCTATTACAGCATTTGCAACCGGAGAAAACGGTACTATCATAAAATCCACAAATATGGGTGAAAGCTGGGAGACAATTTATACTGGTGTAAATAATACCCTTTACAGGATCAGGTTTGCTGACGATCAAAATGCAATTTCTGTTGGAACTGACGGTGTAATCCTTAAAACAACTGATGGCGGAATAACCTGGGTCAATGAAAACAGTGGAGTTGCAAATAATCTTAATTGCCTTTTTGTTGTAGATGATTTGATATCTTATACAGGCGGTACAGATGGTATTATCCTTAAAACAACTGATGGCGGAACAACATGGTTTCAGCAGGGAGATTATGTAAAAGCTGAAAATATTTTAGAAGTGAAAAAAGAAATGTTTTATGTATATCCCAATCCTTCAAACCCAAATTCTGTTATAAATTACAGTCTATCCGAAACATCACTAATCTCAATAAAAATTTACGATATCCTGGGGAAAGAACTAAAACAAATAGTGAATGAGTATCAAAACAAGGGAAATTATTCTGTCCTTTTCGATGGTGCGGAACTTTCTAGCGGAATGTATTTTTGCAAAATACTAATACAAAATTATAATGGCATCACCGCTAAAACGATGAAGATCATTTTAGTGAAGTAA